A region from the Bactrocera dorsalis isolate Fly_Bdor chromosome 1, ASM2337382v1, whole genome shotgun sequence genome encodes:
- the LOC105232946 gene encoding uncharacterized protein LOC105232946 produces YKVLSSYNLLQEYIIIRNGLASKYRKNSLRISIICKNHRLINIFGKVLHGIIIVEKERKKVRIFYRNFNSVIVVKNYKYFNEVAEEKSETYFASNGKIVLHFWPRYNYLLHAIRSPPKPVERILPKLELMWKADNLLLMHYQKKKKLTLENAQCYLHNHPEIVDLFYDYIHSLLQKKPEVVFSFTIKFFQNMKNTY; encoded by the exons TATAAGGTATTGtcttcatataatttattacaagAATACATTATTATCAGAAATGGATTGGCTTCGAAATATCGAAAGAATTCTCTACGTATTTCAATAATATGCAAAAATCACAGattaatcaatattttcg gAAAAGTGTTGCATGGTATAATCATTGTAGAAAAAGAACGCAAAAAAGTGCGCATATTCTATCGCAACTTCAATAGCGTTATagttgttaaaaattataaatattttaatgaagtgGCTGAGGAGAAATCGGAAACATACTTTGCATCTAATGGaaaaattgttttgcatttttggccCAGATATAACTATTTATTACATGCGATACGCTCTCCTCCGAAGCCGGTTGAACGAATTTTACCGAAACTGGAATTGATGTGGAAAGCTGATAACTTGCTTTTAATGCATtatcaaaagaagaagaaactcaCATTAGAAAATGCCCAGTGCTATTTACACAACCACCCCGAAATCGTGGATTTATTTTACGACTACATACATAGCTTGCTCCAAAAGAAACCAGAAGTTGTGTTctcatttacaataaaatttttccaaaatatgaaGAATACTTATTAA